Proteins encoded by one window of Mangrovibacterium diazotrophicum:
- a CDS encoding TonB-dependent receptor — protein sequence MRITFGLLLVGVIQTFALSSSAQQAKVSLNEKNASLVSIFTSLQKQSNLSFMYKDADIEKYQSVSIDVEDEEILEVLGKVLDKTNLKYEVYDDVIIIKPKEVQQDEMKDVKGQVVDEKGNPVAGANVIVQGTGRGVVTDSDGHYTVKAKSDDVLRFSFIGYKSQIVLVEAKAKIDVKLVPEVEDIDEVAVVAFGAQKKESMVSAITSVKSGDLKSSDSDLTSSFAGKISGVIGWNTGGAPGALTDDEMNTKFYIRGITSYATGANIDPLILLDGIEISKLDLARIDPDDIESFNVMKDASATAMYGARGANGVIYVKTKKGKEGNIRTTFNYEKILSRPTDEIDVVDPKEYMRLFNQAIMGRGISDQPVYSNERIEATNDPRYPSWVNPGNDWYDILFKDYSINNHYGLNVRGGSAKVQYYVSMNHNDNNGLIKTDPLNQFDCNISNKQTNFRVNLNADLNKSAKLNMNSFSTYDNYHGTVADVRTAYALAFNASPVDYAPVYPADEEYSWPHIRFGGRGIDSQTGIIDNPYAEIHKGYRDRVRYSTINQFEYIQSLASFVKGLELRASVALTKTGYFDNVYTTTPALYTLRKYDYATGEFWLSASNPGQEDNKLSKKTGLSGSYAETIMDYQLRVLHTAAWGEHQTSFTGAFTARQKDDSAPDDLMGSLPYRNIGLAGRATYGYKDRYFIEGSLGVNGSERFAAGNRIGYFPAVGGAWIFSRENFLRSASNWLDFAKLRASYGITGNDGVINDPRFLYLEDIDGGGNILVGEPSYGQSYIVVNSYAKENTKWETNEQLNFGLDVKLFKGVVEMNVDAYHAVRHNIYDYRYTIPASVGLIQPPLDNFGKVKSQGFDFSGKVQHAFSSDLWMILNGTITYNKATFKEVEEPGGKPDWQKRVGHDISQSFAYIAEGLFQDWDEIDNAPVQDGIVEPGDIRYKDVDKNGKIDINDAVMAGYPETPRLIYGFNAFFHYKSFEFSMAFQGAGNRTFFINPAQISPFVNNRAVLTAIADSHWTEENHADHSFWPKLSTESIVYHNPQEDYANTERRKSTYFMREGQFLRCKQIEVSYYLSKNWIKKYKIDNFKLYARATNPFLISDFKLWDIELGSSGFNYPIQRSFSLGCNISF from the coding sequence ATGAGGATAACCTTCGGGTTACTCTTAGTAGGAGTTATTCAAACTTTTGCCCTAAGCAGTTCTGCGCAGCAGGCGAAAGTTAGTTTGAATGAGAAGAATGCAAGCCTGGTGAGCATCTTTACCAGTCTTCAGAAACAGTCGAATCTTTCGTTTATGTACAAAGACGCGGATATTGAAAAATATCAGAGCGTGTCGATTGATGTGGAAGATGAAGAAATTCTGGAGGTGCTGGGTAAAGTTTTAGACAAAACCAACCTGAAGTACGAAGTGTATGACGATGTGATCATCATCAAACCGAAGGAAGTTCAGCAGGACGAAATGAAAGACGTGAAGGGGCAGGTTGTCGACGAAAAAGGCAATCCTGTTGCCGGAGCGAACGTCATTGTGCAGGGAACCGGACGCGGTGTCGTTACTGATTCTGACGGTCATTACACCGTGAAAGCCAAGTCTGACGATGTTTTGCGTTTCTCGTTTATCGGCTACAAGAGCCAGATTGTTTTGGTGGAAGCAAAAGCCAAAATCGATGTGAAGCTGGTGCCCGAAGTGGAAGACATTGACGAAGTTGCCGTTGTTGCATTTGGTGCTCAAAAGAAAGAGAGCATGGTATCGGCTATTACTTCCGTTAAATCCGGCGACTTAAAAAGTTCAGACAGTGACCTGACCTCTTCTTTTGCCGGAAAGATTTCCGGCGTAATTGGCTGGAACACCGGTGGTGCACCCGGTGCGCTGACTGACGATGAAATGAACACCAAGTTCTACATTCGCGGGATTACCTCGTATGCAACAGGAGCTAATATCGACCCGTTGATTTTATTGGATGGGATTGAAATTTCGAAGCTTGATCTGGCACGTATCGACCCGGATGATATCGAGTCATTCAACGTGATGAAGGATGCTTCGGCAACAGCCATGTATGGTGCCCGCGGTGCCAACGGTGTCATCTATGTAAAAACCAAGAAAGGGAAAGAAGGAAACATCCGTACTACTTTCAACTATGAGAAAATATTAAGTCGCCCGACCGATGAAATTGATGTGGTCGACCCGAAAGAATACATGCGCTTGTTCAACCAGGCTATTATGGGCCGCGGAATCAGCGACCAGCCGGTTTATTCGAACGAGCGTATCGAAGCGACCAACGATCCCCGTTACCCAAGCTGGGTAAACCCGGGCAACGACTGGTACGACATTCTGTTCAAAGATTACAGTATCAACAATCACTACGGGCTGAATGTACGTGGTGGTAGCGCAAAAGTGCAGTACTACGTTTCGATGAACCACAACGATAACAACGGTTTGATCAAAACAGACCCGTTGAACCAGTTCGATTGTAACATCTCGAACAAGCAAACCAACTTCCGCGTCAACCTGAATGCCGACCTGAATAAAAGCGCAAAGCTGAATATGAATTCGTTCTCGACCTACGACAACTATCACGGTACGGTCGCTGACGTGAGAACAGCTTACGCTTTGGCTTTCAACGCAAGCCCGGTTGATTACGCACCGGTTTACCCGGCTGACGAAGAGTACAGCTGGCCTCACATCCGTTTTGGTGGTCGCGGAATCGATTCCCAAACCGGAATTATCGACAACCCATACGCGGAAATTCACAAAGGGTATCGCGACCGGGTGAGATATTCAACCATCAACCAGTTTGAATACATTCAAAGTCTGGCAAGTTTTGTTAAAGGCCTGGAGTTGCGTGCAAGTGTTGCCTTGACTAAAACTGGTTACTTCGATAACGTGTACACCACAACGCCAGCACTTTATACACTCCGTAAATACGACTATGCAACCGGTGAATTCTGGTTGAGTGCGTCGAATCCGGGACAGGAAGATAACAAGCTGTCGAAAAAAACCGGTTTAAGCGGAAGCTACGCTGAGACCATCATGGACTACCAGTTGCGTGTGTTGCACACTGCTGCCTGGGGCGAACATCAAACCAGCTTTACCGGCGCTTTTACTGCCCGCCAGAAAGATGACTCGGCACCGGACGACCTGATGGGAAGTTTACCTTACCGGAACATTGGTTTGGCCGGTCGTGCAACCTATGGCTACAAGGATCGCTACTTTATTGAAGGTAGTTTGGGTGTGAACGGTTCAGAGCGTTTCGCTGCCGGAAACCGCATTGGTTACTTTCCTGCAGTTGGTGGTGCGTGGATTTTCTCGCGCGAGAACTTCCTCCGCTCGGCAAGCAATTGGTTGGATTTTGCCAAGTTGCGTGCGTCGTATGGTATTACTGGTAACGACGGTGTAATTAACGACCCGCGTTTCCTTTACCTGGAAGATATTGACGGTGGTGGCAACATCCTGGTTGGCGAACCTTCATATGGCCAATCATACATCGTGGTCAACAGCTATGCGAAAGAAAATACAAAATGGGAAACCAATGAACAATTGAACTTCGGTTTAGATGTAAAACTGTTTAAAGGTGTCGTCGAAATGAACGTGGATGCTTACCATGCTGTTCGCCACAACATTTACGACTACCGCTATACCATCCCTGCATCAGTTGGTTTAATTCAACCACCGCTGGATAACTTCGGTAAAGTGAAGTCGCAAGGTTTCGATTTCTCGGGAAAAGTTCAGCATGCCTTTAGCTCAGATTTATGGATGATCCTGAACGGAACAATCACATACAACAAAGCAACTTTCAAAGAAGTGGAAGAACCAGGTGGCAAGCCTGATTGGCAGAAACGTGTGGGCCACGATATTTCGCAAAGTTTTGCCTACATCGCTGAAGGTTTGTTCCAGGACTGGGATGAAATTGACAACGCTCCGGTGCAGGACGGAATCGTAGAGCCCGGCGACATTCGCTACAAGGATGTGGACAAGAACGGGAAAATTGATATCAACGATGCTGTTATGGCCGGGTATCCGGAAACACCACGCTTGATTTACGGTTTCAATGCATTCTTCCACTACAAGAGCTTCGAGTTTTCGATGGCGTTCCAGGGAGCAGGCAACAGAACCTTCTTCATCAACCCGGCTCAAATTTCGCCTTTTGTGAACAACCGTGCTGTGTTGACAGCGATTGCTGATTCGCACTGGACGGAAGAGAATCATGCAGATCACTCGTTCTGGCCTAAATTATCGACTGAGAGTATTGTTTATCACAACCCGCAGGAAGATTACGCCAATACCGAGCGCCGCAAGAGTACCTATTTCATGCGCGAAGGACAATTCCTGCGCTGTAAGCAAATTGAAGTTTCTTACTACCTCAGCAAAAACTGGATTAAGAAATACAAGATTGACAATTTCAAACTGTACGCCCGGGCAACGAATCCGTTCCTGATCAGTGATTTCAAACTGTGGGATATCGAGTTGGGATCAAGCGGATTTAACTATCCGATCCAACGGTCTTTTTCCCTTGGCTGTAACATTAGTTTCTAA
- a CDS encoding FecR family protein produces the protein MKQYESRESALIVKYIKGEITDTELTELDAWIGASASNKQLFESLLLEENFEIRRSHSSKVDLDKAYQQLQRKIAIRQKPVAKTRVLNWKRFSAVAASILIPLAIGVVVFMQTERQPRPQVATIEAGNHKAQLFFSSGERIELDENTTDTIYKDNTSLVADHGMISYSNEKAVEAQINRIVVPRGGEFQMVLADGTKVWLNSESELVFPTVFNEATRSVEVSGEAYFEVTKNKEKPFIVKTGGQQIKVLGTAFNVRNYSEEERAITTLVEGSIALTPDAMALGSVLLSPGEQTILDFATVGISKQSVDVSEFVSWKEGEYIFKSKPLVDVMNELARWYDLDVEFGDESIKRSVVTGKFKRVNTFNAFVDLLDKIEVAHFEISGNKVTITE, from the coding sequence ATGAAACAATATGAAAGTAGAGAGTCGGCTTTGATTGTCAAATATATCAAAGGTGAGATCACTGACACTGAGCTGACCGAGCTGGACGCCTGGATTGGGGCATCGGCTTCGAATAAGCAGTTGTTTGAGAGTTTACTTTTGGAAGAGAATTTTGAAATAAGACGAAGCCATTCGTCTAAAGTCGATTTGGACAAAGCTTATCAACAATTGCAACGAAAAATAGCGATTCGGCAAAAGCCAGTTGCTAAAACTCGTGTTTTAAACTGGAAGCGGTTTAGCGCAGTTGCCGCATCAATTTTAATTCCGCTGGCGATTGGTGTCGTTGTTTTCATGCAGACTGAACGCCAGCCAAGACCACAGGTTGCCACAATCGAAGCGGGTAACCACAAGGCCCAGCTGTTTTTCTCGTCCGGCGAACGCATCGAGTTGGACGAGAACACAACCGATACAATTTATAAAGACAATACTTCGCTGGTAGCCGATCATGGAATGATTTCCTATTCGAACGAGAAAGCTGTTGAGGCTCAAATTAACCGTATTGTAGTCCCTCGCGGCGGCGAATTTCAAATGGTACTGGCGGATGGCACCAAAGTTTGGCTGAACTCAGAGTCGGAGCTGGTCTTCCCTACAGTCTTTAACGAAGCGACACGCTCCGTTGAGGTGAGTGGCGAAGCCTATTTTGAAGTTACCAAGAATAAAGAGAAGCCTTTTATCGTAAAAACTGGTGGTCAGCAGATCAAAGTCTTGGGCACTGCTTTCAACGTGCGCAACTATTCCGAAGAAGAAAGAGCAATAACAACACTTGTAGAGGGCTCCATTGCACTAACACCTGATGCGATGGCGCTGGGCAGTGTGCTGCTTAGTCCGGGTGAACAAACAATCCTCGATTTTGCGACTGTTGGTATCAGCAAGCAGTCGGTTGATGTCAGCGAATTCGTGTCGTGGAAAGAAGGCGAATACATATTTAAGAGTAAGCCGCTGGTGGACGTGATGAATGAGTTGGCGCGCTGGTATGACCTTGATGTTGAATTTGGCGACGAATCGATCAAGCGCAGTGTTGTAACCGGGAAGTTTAAACGGGTTAACACGTTTAATGCCTTTGTCGATTTATTGGATAAGATTGAAGTCGCTCATTTCGAGATAAGTGGAAATAAAGTAACAATCACTGAATAA
- the rplS gene encoding 50S ribosomal protein L19 has translation MDLIKVAEQAFATEEQAKQLPEFGAGDTITVHYKIKEGNKERVQDFRGVVIQVKGTGVTKTFTVRKMSGNVGVERIFPMSSPFIDGIDINKKGSVRRKRIFYLRGLTGKKARIKEKRS, from the coding sequence ATGGACTTAATTAAAGTAGCAGAACAAGCATTCGCAACTGAAGAGCAAGCAAAACAATTGCCTGAATTCGGTGCTGGCGATACCATTACTGTACACTACAAAATTAAAGAAGGTAACAAAGAACGTGTTCAGGACTTTCGCGGTGTAGTGATCCAGGTTAAAGGAACCGGTGTTACAAAAACCTTCACTGTTCGCAAAATGTCAGGTAACGTAGGTGTAGAACGTATCTTCCCTATGTCATCTCCATTCATCGATGGAATCGACATCAACAAAAAAGGTAGCGTACGTCGTAAACGTATCTTCTATTTGCGTGGCCTTACTGGTAAAAAAGCCAGAATCAAAGAAAAAAGAAGCTAA
- a CDS encoding DUF4959 domain-containing protein codes for MKKYFLILFMASLLFSCSDDEKLLFDVDLADLAVSFEPFEGGAYLNYSLPANTAIYGIQAKYKDYKGQELVVKGTHTNNQLELFGFNEAQTEVPVEISLLDLEGNASETVTRTFNTKSSAAFSVFDELEVNPHWNGFRVSYPAFEGRAEGIVNIYYIGVNPKTNLIDSLLVSSLPFAADGYTVKYADLEDESIDAVTVIVKSEDARGNVVKKKIFEDVAVSHAGQFPSGNIGFSGSSEENDTKKRGWMYLFDGDVRGSQCLLKGDDKKDYSYRSLAGAEFDGNNVITLDLQNEHEIAWIRIYSHLSAKIPNSFTSGRTLMTMKLEYQFFYPNSVTLYGTNDTDAPEAEWDEISSFYESATLDRESRWTAPAFDEETYLTVDEYDLFQDSDPNYIQLNCDITGLSYRYLKVKINETYYSGNYGLTGVFGMEELEVYVKPE; via the coding sequence ATGAAAAAATATTTTCTAATCTTATTCATGGCAAGCCTCTTGTTTTCGTGTTCCGACGACGAGAAGCTGCTGTTTGACGTTGACCTGGCCGATTTGGCGGTTTCGTTCGAGCCGTTCGAAGGAGGCGCGTATCTGAATTACAGCTTACCCGCCAATACCGCTATTTACGGTATTCAGGCCAAGTACAAGGACTACAAGGGACAGGAGCTGGTTGTTAAGGGAACACACACAAACAACCAACTGGAGTTATTTGGATTCAATGAAGCACAAACTGAAGTTCCGGTTGAAATCAGCCTGCTTGACCTTGAAGGAAATGCTTCCGAAACCGTGACCCGCACCTTCAATACCAAGTCGAGTGCTGCATTCAGTGTGTTCGACGAGCTGGAAGTGAACCCGCACTGGAACGGATTCCGTGTGAGTTATCCGGCTTTTGAAGGCCGTGCTGAAGGGATCGTCAACATCTATTACATTGGTGTTAACCCGAAAACCAACCTGATTGACTCGCTTTTGGTGAGCTCGCTTCCTTTTGCAGCGGATGGCTACACCGTAAAATACGCCGACCTGGAAGATGAGTCGATAGATGCAGTGACCGTGATTGTTAAATCGGAAGATGCTCGTGGTAATGTAGTTAAAAAGAAAATCTTCGAAGATGTTGCTGTTTCTCACGCAGGACAGTTCCCTTCGGGCAACATTGGATTCTCGGGATCATCGGAAGAAAATGATACGAAAAAACGAGGCTGGATGTACTTGTTCGATGGTGATGTTCGCGGCTCACAATGTTTGCTAAAGGGAGATGATAAGAAGGATTACAGCTATCGATCGTTAGCGGGAGCAGAATTTGACGGAAACAATGTCATCACGCTCGACCTGCAAAACGAGCACGAGATTGCCTGGATTCGCATCTACTCGCACCTGAGTGCTAAAATCCCGAACAGTTTCACGTCAGGGCGAACCTTAATGACAATGAAACTCGAATACCAGTTTTTCTATCCGAACAGTGTGACGCTTTACGGGACAAACGATACTGATGCGCCGGAGGCTGAGTGGGACGAGATTTCATCGTTTTACGAATCGGCAACGCTCGATCGTGAATCGCGTTGGACGGCTCCTGCATTTGATGAAGAAACTTACCTGACTGTTGACGAGTACGACCTCTTCCAGGACTCCGATCCGAACTATATCCAGTTGAACTGTGATATTACCGGACTTTCGTATCGCTACCTGAAAGTGAAAATCAACGAAACTTACTATTCGGGTAACTATGGGTTGACCGGCGTGTTCGGAATGGAAGAGTTGGAAGTTTATGTGAAACCTGAATAA
- a CDS encoding RNA polymerase sigma-70 factor — protein MQNFNLNSEKSFREMFSAYYVSLVNYACTFVSDTDDAEDIVQEVFVNVWERKDGFGDEFKSYLFRSVKNRCLNFLRDSAVKKKRLDEIQEETVEFDLNHDMIREEVYQKLLETLNTLPPQCKKIYQLSLSGMKAFEIAQELNLSVETIKAQKKRAKKLLVTRLGRISYILFVLSQNL, from the coding sequence ATGCAAAATTTTAATCTCAATTCCGAAAAGTCATTCCGGGAAATGTTTAGTGCTTACTATGTTTCCCTGGTTAATTACGCCTGTACTTTTGTGAGCGACACGGACGATGCCGAGGATATCGTTCAGGAGGTGTTCGTGAATGTTTGGGAGCGGAAGGATGGTTTTGGGGATGAGTTTAAATCGTATTTATTCCGTTCGGTGAAAAACCGTTGCCTGAATTTTTTGAGAGATTCTGCTGTTAAAAAGAAGCGGTTGGACGAAATTCAGGAAGAAACTGTTGAGTTCGACCTCAATCACGATATGATCAGGGAAGAAGTCTATCAGAAATTGCTAGAGACTTTAAACACGTTGCCACCTCAGTGCAAGAAAATTTATCAATTGTCACTTTCCGGAATGAAAGCTTTCGAAATCGCGCAGGAGCTGAATTTGTCGGTTGAAACGATCAAGGCTCAAAAGAAACGGGCGAAAAAACTTTTGGTTACTCGTTTGGGCCGAATATCCTACATTTTGTTTGTGCTTTCACAAAATTTATAA
- a CDS encoding RagB/SusD family nutrient uptake outer membrane protein, translating into MKKRILYSMIGLLALTSCDKYLDVVPEDDIRTLESVFEKKQSAMSYFYGCYKYYLNSGSMFRDPGVAAGDEMTTGQLLRNSTLSGGVTIPAFDIATGSLSASNPIMGTWGASQNYYEAIRQCNDFIENVDNVYNMTQEEKSEYKASAKAIKALYYFELMKMYGPITLVPENIDVEASMEEMQLPRSPIDTCVNTIVQLFDEAIELGIQTFAEQPMYEAGLLNRESVYAYKAKVLLWAASPLFNGNPWYSNFTNRDGEQLFSADYDPKKWERAAIAADEAVAFCEQRGKSLYDGYNAEGSELVNRVRDIQLSVMPIAFGSDELLHGTYSLVEADIMTRLPRFSSVDETLETSASYNIGLVSPTMTMVELFYTENGLPIDEDKNWDFSGRYEIGSESDFRYNNIVALNKDVLKLHLRREPRFYANIGFDGGVWKRKDEYMVMEPYRGGRNGFEELVVKPTDRLNITGYWVKKHVHSSNYTDRSTTAIKPVAPFPKMRLAEVYLMQAEAWNEFEGPSEKVYEALNVIRKRAGVPDIQEAWEVYAKNPAKIENQEALRDIIRQERMIELCFEGQRYWDLKRWKIAHEYLSQPVKGWNVLGEKGAQFYNQFNGPVEVWTSNRFSSPRDYFWPIEDEEVLRANVVQNPGW; encoded by the coding sequence ATGAAAAAGAGAATACTATATTCCATGATTGGCCTTCTGGCGCTGACCTCGTGCGATAAGTACCTGGATGTTGTGCCCGAGGACGATATCCGAACCCTTGAGTCGGTCTTCGAGAAGAAGCAATCGGCCATGAGCTATTTCTACGGATGCTACAAATACTATTTAAATTCTGGTTCCATGTTCCGTGATCCGGGTGTGGCTGCGGGCGACGAAATGACAACCGGGCAGCTCTTGCGAAATTCAACACTTTCGGGAGGGGTTACAATTCCTGCTTTCGATATTGCAACCGGTTCGTTAAGCGCATCGAATCCAATTATGGGAACCTGGGGAGCATCGCAAAATTACTACGAAGCGATTCGTCAATGTAACGACTTTATCGAGAACGTTGACAACGTGTACAACATGACCCAGGAAGAAAAATCGGAGTACAAAGCGAGTGCAAAAGCCATTAAAGCGCTATACTACTTCGAGCTGATGAAAATGTACGGCCCCATCACCCTGGTTCCTGAGAATATTGACGTGGAAGCATCAATGGAGGAAATGCAGCTGCCACGCTCGCCTATTGATACTTGTGTAAATACCATCGTTCAGTTGTTTGATGAAGCCATTGAATTGGGGATTCAAACTTTTGCCGAACAACCCATGTACGAAGCAGGATTGTTGAATCGCGAGTCGGTTTATGCATATAAAGCCAAGGTTTTGCTGTGGGCTGCCAGTCCGTTGTTTAACGGTAATCCATGGTATTCGAACTTCACAAACCGCGATGGTGAGCAACTGTTTAGTGCCGACTACGATCCGAAAAAATGGGAGCGGGCAGCTATTGCAGCTGATGAAGCTGTGGCTTTCTGCGAGCAACGCGGTAAATCGTTGTATGACGGTTACAACGCAGAAGGTTCGGAGTTGGTGAACCGGGTGAGAGATATTCAACTTTCAGTCATGCCGATTGCCTTCGGATCGGATGAACTATTACACGGAACGTACTCACTTGTAGAAGCGGATATTATGACTCGTTTGCCACGTTTCTCAAGCGTGGACGAAACTTTGGAAACTTCAGCAAGCTACAATATTGGTTTGGTGAGTCCGACGATGACCATGGTAGAGCTCTTCTACACCGAAAACGGCTTGCCGATTGACGAAGATAAAAACTGGGATTTCTCGGGTCGTTACGAAATTGGCTCCGAGTCGGATTTCCGATACAATAACATTGTGGCACTGAACAAAGACGTGCTGAAACTGCACTTGCGTCGCGAGCCACGTTTCTATGCCAACATTGGTTTCGACGGTGGTGTGTGGAAACGCAAGGACGAATACATGGTGATGGAACCTTACCGTGGCGGGCGAAACGGCTTTGAAGAGCTGGTGGTAAAACCGACCGACCGACTGAATATCACGGGGTATTGGGTGAAGAAACATGTTCACAGCAGTAACTACACAGACCGAAGCACAACTGCGATCAAACCGGTTGCCCCATTCCCCAAAATGCGTTTAGCCGAGGTTTACCTGATGCAAGCTGAAGCGTGGAATGAATTCGAAGGTCCTTCAGAGAAAGTGTACGAAGCATTGAATGTGATTCGCAAACGCGCGGGTGTTCCCGACATTCAGGAAGCCTGGGAAGTGTATGCTAAAAATCCGGCCAAAATTGAAAACCAGGAGGCTCTGCGAGATATCATCCGCCAGGAACGCATGATCGAGTTGTGTTTCGAAGGTCAACGCTACTGGGATTTGAAACGCTGGAAAATTGCACACGAATACCTGTCGCAGCCGGTAAAAGGATGGAACGTGCTGGGTGAAAAAGGCGCCCAATTCTACAACCAGTTCAACGGACCGGTTGAAGTCTGGACATCCAACCGCTTCAGCTCGCCACGAGACTATTTCTGGCCAATTGAAGACGAGGAAGTGCTGCGGGCAAACGTTGTGCAGAACCCGGGCTGGTAA
- a CDS encoding dipeptidase has translation MIKRISLVFFALAFAYVQVFACTNFLITKGASADGSSMITYAADSHTLYGELYHQPAADHPEGAMRDIHEWDTGKFLGRIPEIAHTYSVIGNMNEHQLAIGETTFGGRSELHTQEGAIMDYGSLIYVALQRAKSAREAIEVMTSLVDEYGYYSSGESFSISDKDEVWIMEMIGKGEGEKGAVWVAMRIPDGYISGHANQARITTFPLSDSDNCLYSKDVISFAREKGWFDGKNKDFSFSDVYAPVDFGGARFCEARVWAGFNKVASGMDQYTEYAEGKVEHGGENNYASNRMPLWIKPDKKLTVKDVMEMMRDHFEGTDLDMTQDIGAGPYKLPYRWRGLTWKVDSVEYCNERAISTQQTGFSFVAQSRASLPDPIGGILWFGVDDTYSTCYAPMYCGITEVPECFRVGNGDMLTYSPTSAFWTFNKVTNFAYLRYGEMIQHVRATQATIEGKFMETTPAIDAAAKMLYEKSSPEKAREFLTMYSDNEANNMTAQWEKLFEYLLVKYIDGNVKKEKDGEFERNEWGMPASPDQPGYPEWWYDAIVKSTGDHFKVLDESAH, from the coding sequence ATGATTAAAAGAATTAGTCTTGTATTTTTTGCGTTGGCATTTGCTTACGTTCAGGTGTTTGCCTGTACCAATTTTCTGATTACCAAAGGAGCCTCAGCCGACGGCTCGAGCATGATTACTTATGCGGCCGATTCGCACACCTTGTACGGCGAATTGTACCACCAGCCGGCAGCCGATCACCCGGAGGGCGCCATGAGAGATATTCACGAGTGGGACACCGGCAAGTTCCTTGGACGAATTCCGGAGATTGCACATACCTACAGCGTGATTGGCAACATGAACGAGCATCAGCTGGCCATTGGCGAAACCACCTTTGGCGGACGGTCGGAACTGCACACGCAGGAAGGCGCTATCATGGATTACGGAAGCCTGATTTACGTGGCTCTGCAACGTGCCAAATCAGCACGTGAAGCCATTGAAGTGATGACCAGCCTGGTGGACGAATATGGTTATTACAGTTCGGGAGAATCTTTTTCTATTTCCGATAAAGATGAAGTGTGGATTATGGAGATGATCGGCAAAGGCGAAGGCGAAAAGGGAGCTGTTTGGGTCGCCATGCGCATTCCCGACGGTTACATTTCGGGCCACGCCAACCAGGCACGGATTACCACATTCCCGCTGAGTGATTCGGATAACTGCCTGTATTCAAAAGACGTGATTTCCTTTGCACGCGAAAAAGGCTGGTTCGACGGCAAGAATAAAGATTTTAGTTTCTCGGATGTTTACGCACCGGTTGACTTTGGTGGTGCCCGTTTCTGCGAAGCTCGCGTTTGGGCAGGCTTCAATAAAGTGGCTTCAGGCATGGATCAGTATACCGAGTATGCCGAAGGAAAAGTTGAACACGGCGGCGAAAACAATTACGCATCCAACCGCATGCCATTGTGGATTAAACCCGACAAAAAGCTGACGGTGAAAGACGTGATGGAAATGATGCGCGACCACTTTGAAGGAACCGATCTGGACATGACTCAGGATATTGGCGCCGGACCTTATAAATTACCTTACCGCTGGAGAGGATTGACCTGGAAAGTTGACTCGGTTGAATATTGCAACGAGCGCGCGATTTCAACCCAACAAACCGGCTTCTCGTTTGTGGCACAATCGCGTGCCTCACTCCCCGATCCAATTGGCGGAATCCTGTGGTTTGGTGTCGACGATACTTACAGCACTTGCTACGCTCCCATGTATTGTGGTATTACAGAAGTTCCGGAGTGTTTCCGCGTTGGAAACGGCGACATGTTGACTTACTCGCCTACTTCGGCTTTCTGGACTTTCAACAAAGTAACCAACTTTGCGTACCTGCGCTACGGCGAAATGATTCAACACGTGCGCGCAACTCAAGCAACAATCGAGGGCAAATTCATGGAAACCACACCGGCTATTGATGCGGCAGCGAAAATGCTGTACGAAAAATCGAGCCCGGAAAAAGCCCGTGAGTTCCTGACCATGTACTCGGACAACGAAGCCAACAACATGACGGCCCAATGGGAAAAGCTGTTTGAATATTTGCTGGTGAAATACATTGACGGAAACGTGAAAAAAGAAAAAGACGGCGAATTCGAACGCAACGAATGGGGCATGCCGGCATCTCCGGATCAACCGGGCTACCCGGAATGGTGGTACGATGCTATTGTGAAAAGCACTGGCGACCACTTCAAGGTATTAGACGAAAGTGCACATTGA